The following are encoded together in the Streptomyces sp. NBC_00341 genome:
- a CDS encoding TetR/AcrR family transcriptional regulator, translating into MGAVKGKRMPRAVREQQMMDAAVQTFGRRGYRAASMDEIAELAGVSKPLVYLYLNSKDELFTACIRREARELLAAVQAGAEPGLPADRQLWSGLRAFFTHTAQNPDGWAVLYRQARTHGEPFATEVSVMRDEIVAFVTGLIGAAAREAHHDPALPDRDVVGLAQALVGAAESLAGWANETPGVSAKEAASTLMNFSWAGLENLMNGRSWQPPSR; encoded by the coding sequence ATGGGTGCTGTGAAGGGCAAGCGGATGCCGCGCGCCGTGCGCGAGCAGCAGATGATGGACGCCGCGGTGCAGACGTTCGGGCGGCGCGGCTACCGGGCCGCCTCCATGGACGAGATCGCCGAGCTGGCCGGGGTGTCCAAGCCGCTGGTGTACCTGTATCTGAATTCGAAGGACGAGCTGTTCACCGCGTGCATCCGGCGCGAGGCCCGGGAGCTGCTCGCGGCCGTACAGGCGGGGGCGGAACCGGGGCTGCCCGCCGACCGGCAACTGTGGTCCGGGCTGCGGGCGTTCTTCACGCACACCGCGCAGAACCCGGACGGCTGGGCGGTGCTGTACCGGCAGGCGCGTACGCACGGGGAGCCGTTCGCCACCGAGGTGAGCGTGATGCGCGACGAGATCGTTGCGTTCGTGACGGGTCTGATCGGGGCGGCGGCCCGCGAGGCCCATCACGACCCGGCGCTCCCCGACCGCGACGTGGTGGGGCTCGCGCAGGCGCTGGTGGGCGCCGCGGAGTCGCTGGCCGGCTGGGCGAACGAGACCCCGGGCGTCTCCGCGAAGGAAGCGGCGTCCACCCTGATGAACTTCTCCTGGGCGGGCCTGGAGAACCTCATGAACGGGCGCTCCTGGCAGCCGCCGTCCCGGTGA